In candidate division KSB1 bacterium, one DNA window encodes the following:
- a CDS encoding glycoside hydrolase family 140 protein has protein sequence MRVCSVLVVLIEIGSLFSQPIVVSKNNRFLQTSSGQPFFWLGDTAWELFHRLNRQEAERYLENRAEKGFNVIQAVVLPELEGLEQPNAYGDFPLKGHDITKLDTTAGHDPTSTQEYDYWDHVEWIIQKAAEKHLIMGVLPCWGEYVIPRFWERIIGTPQQGYDYGWFIGNRLKHWNNHIIWILGGDRLPDERENGADVWRAMAEGITDAIAGVRQFDHRATFSKTFMTYHCYRSSSTWFHHDDWIDMHTWGSYHEQRDNERAYFEAYHDWNLPNPKPTLNSEPAYELLPINYHWEDAALGYFDDFDVRQIAYWSVFSGTCGHTYGCHPVWQMYKKEHPIPPLTNTVHKQWFEALDEPGAFQMGYLKKLMLSRPFFSRIPNQQVIVENPYDPIGYLTACSGDGYLMVYIPTGKAVRIYTGLLKANRIKIWWFNPRTGQAHLEGEKENQAKMEFDPPGETMRGNDWVLVIDDASREFSMPGSPTQGIR, from the coding sequence ATGAGAGTTTGCTCAGTTCTTGTGGTTTTAATTGAAATCGGTTCGCTATTTTCTCAACCCATTGTCGTCTCGAAAAACAATCGTTTTTTACAAACCTCAAGTGGCCAGCCCTTTTTCTGGCTGGGCGATACCGCATGGGAGCTATTTCATCGACTGAATCGACAAGAAGCCGAACGCTACCTTGAAAATCGTGCTGAAAAGGGGTTCAACGTGATCCAGGCCGTCGTCTTGCCCGAATTGGAAGGCCTGGAACAGCCCAATGCTTACGGCGATTTTCCGCTGAAAGGGCATGATATTACAAAACTGGACACGACCGCTGGCCATGATCCGACCAGTACCCAGGAATACGATTACTGGGATCACGTGGAATGGATTATCCAGAAAGCTGCGGAAAAGCATCTGATCATGGGCGTCTTGCCTTGTTGGGGGGAGTATGTCATCCCTCGATTTTGGGAAAGAATCATTGGGACACCGCAGCAGGGCTATGATTATGGCTGGTTCATTGGCAATCGTTTGAAACATTGGAACAATCATATCATCTGGATTTTAGGCGGAGATCGACTGCCCGATGAGCGAGAGAATGGTGCCGACGTCTGGCGGGCCATGGCCGAAGGCATTACCGATGCCATCGCTGGCGTCCGCCAATTTGATCATCGAGCCACGTTCAGCAAGACGTTTATGACTTATCACTGCTACCGCTCCTCATCCACCTGGTTTCATCACGATGATTGGATCGATATGCACACCTGGGGTTCCTATCATGAACAGCGGGACAATGAGCGGGCGTATTTCGAGGCCTATCACGATTGGAATTTGCCGAATCCCAAACCGACATTGAACAGCGAACCAGCGTACGAGCTGCTGCCCATCAACTATCATTGGGAGGACGCCGCCCTGGGTTATTTCGATGATTTTGATGTCCGCCAGATCGCCTATTGGTCGGTCTTTTCTGGCACCTGCGGTCATACCTACGGTTGCCATCCTGTGTGGCAGATGTACAAGAAGGAGCATCCGATTCCGCCGCTTACCAATACGGTTCACAAGCAATGGTTCGAGGCGCTGGATGAGCCTGGGGCTTTCCAGATGGGCTATCTTAAAAAGCTGATGTTATCTCGCCCATTTTTCAGCCGAATTCCCAATCAACAGGTCATCGTTGAAAATCCGTATGATCCAATAGGCTATTTAACCGCCTGTTCGGGCGATGGCTATCTGATGGTCTACATTCCTACTGGCAAAGCCGTGAGAATTTATACGGGCCTGCTGAAGGCGAATCGCATCAAAATTTGGTGGTTCAATCCCCGCACAGGGCAGGCTCATCTTGAAGGCGAAAAAGAAAATCAGGCGAAGATGGAGTTCGATCCGCCTGGCGAGACCATGCGGGGGAACGATTGGGTGCTGGTGATCGATGATGCCAGCAGGGAATTTTCAATGCCAGGCTCGCCAACCCAGGGCATTCGGTAA
- a CDS encoding DUF4038 domain-containing protein produces MKNSRLFLCILAAIYFPTILAAQDYGCEKWEVVDIPIVATVEIENPFDVRLGALLTHESGKTMDIPAFYDENNTWVLRICPSIEGRWNFETYSSVAQLAGLTGRLTVTPNTKKNAHGPLIIAKENPQRLAYEDGTPYFLMAFELDWLFALDWDNPGDIPKTKSIISAISANGFNQVIMNVYAYDANWGEKDKIKPEHNFSRPRVFPFGGTNEQPDYSTLNVIFFRHLDRVIAYLNEQGIMAHLMIYVWNKNVNWPAPYSRSDNLYFDYVVKRYQAFPNLIWDISKEALGYGHNDMKYISERIDRLRHLSGHRRLLTVHDYAYCSAFPEKVDFISIQEWRPNLYNEMSNVSQRHANKPVFNIEHGGYEKTTYSIFDGAYTDPIVCLNRNYECVFAGTYSCYYWQNTSWYNVIYNPSSLPKEQQPAFRYYKNLVELFQKYNFNTLKPTQFTFTPYCLTDDSLRYLFYLPQGLIALQGDVPAFRGKKVATTWFDPLSGSYYAGEIRHFQDGSWLYYKRDIRIRSPFCVAILEIIQ; encoded by the coding sequence ATGAAAAACTCAAGGCTCTTTTTATGTATCCTGGCAGCAATATATTTTCCCACCATATTAGCGGCGCAAGATTATGGCTGTGAAAAATGGGAGGTTGTGGATATTCCAATTGTCGCTACCGTTGAAATCGAAAATCCATTCGATGTCCGTCTGGGAGCATTATTGACTCATGAAAGCGGAAAAACGATGGATATCCCCGCCTTTTATGATGAGAATAATACCTGGGTCCTTCGCATTTGTCCCTCAATTGAAGGTCGATGGAATTTCGAGACTTATTCTTCGGTGGCTCAGTTGGCTGGACTCACTGGACGTCTGACCGTAACGCCCAACACGAAGAAAAATGCCCACGGCCCGTTGATAATAGCGAAAGAGAATCCTCAAAGATTGGCTTACGAGGATGGAACGCCCTATTTTCTCATGGCATTCGAGTTAGATTGGCTTTTTGCATTGGATTGGGACAATCCAGGGGACATCCCAAAAACGAAAAGCATTATCTCGGCCATCTCGGCGAATGGCTTTAATCAAGTCATTATGAATGTCTATGCTTATGATGCCAATTGGGGCGAAAAGGATAAGATCAAGCCCGAACACAATTTTTCCAGGCCCAGGGTATTTCCCTTCGGGGGCACCAATGAGCAGCCCGATTACTCCACGCTGAACGTCATATTTTTTAGGCATCTCGACCGTGTGATCGCTTATCTCAACGAGCAAGGCATCATGGCGCATCTGATGATTTATGTGTGGAATAAAAATGTGAACTGGCCTGCGCCGTACTCCAGATCCGACAATTTGTATTTCGATTATGTGGTGAAACGATACCAGGCTTTTCCCAACCTGATTTGGGATATTTCTAAAGAAGCACTTGGTTATGGTCATAATGACATGAAATACATCTCAGAAAGAATCGATCGGCTGCGGCATCTGAGCGGCCATCGCCGACTGCTTACGGTGCACGACTATGCCTATTGTTCCGCCTTTCCCGAAAAGGTGGATTTTATTTCGATTCAAGAATGGCGACCCAATCTTTATAATGAAATGTCCAACGTAAGCCAGCGACATGCAAACAAGCCCGTTTTTAACATCGAACATGGAGGATATGAAAAAACGACCTATTCAATTTTTGATGGCGCTTATACGGATCCCATCGTTTGCCTGAATCGAAATTATGAATGCGTTTTCGCTGGAACCTATTCCTGCTACTATTGGCAAAATACCTCGTGGTATAATGTCATTTACAATCCCTCATCCTTGCCAAAGGAGCAGCAGCCAGCCTTTCGCTACTATAAAAATTTAGTTGAATTATTCCAGAAATATAATTTCAATACATTAAAGCCAACGCAGTTTACGTTCACCCCGTACTGCTTGACCGATGATTCGCTGCGCTATCTCTTTTACTTACCGCAGGGTTTGATTGCTCTCCAGGGGGATGTACCAGCCTTTCGGGGCAAAAAAGTGGCAACCACCTGGTTCGATCCGCTGAGTGGATCATATTATGCTGGCGAAATCAGGCATTTTCAGGATGGCTCCTGGCTCTATTATAAACGAGATATTAGAATTCGCAGCCCATTTTGTGTTGCGATTCTTGAAATCATTCAGTAA
- the cydB gene encoding cytochrome d ubiquinol oxidase subunit II, translating to MESLSFFQNIWYILIGVLLIGYSILDGFDLGIGSLLPFLAKNETDKRTLYNAIGPFWDGNEVWLLTGGGALFAAFPHVYATVFSGFYLALMLVLFALIFRAVALEFGSHDEKRKKFWEWAFVIGSFLPALLYGVALGNVLVGIPLDDKMEFTGNFFTLLRPFPLVVGLLGLTAILMQGATYAAMKTEGQLQQNAKKAINILWVGFIVLLVLSFITALIFKADVAGNVLAYIAALVVLVAWYLVKRSSQQGKEGQSFLMSSLAFLGLWGIVGAIHYPNLVTASNDPSLSLTISNASSTQLTLTVMFIIAVVGMPIVIGYTIYAYRVFKGKVKLG from the coding sequence ATGGAATCGCTCAGTTTCTTTCAAAATATATGGTATATTTTAATCGGCGTCCTTTTGATCGGCTATTCCATTCTCGATGGATTCGATCTGGGGATCGGTTCGTTATTGCCTTTTCTTGCTAAAAACGAAACCGATAAGCGAACGTTGTATAATGCGATTGGCCCGTTCTGGGATGGCAACGAGGTATGGCTGCTGACTGGCGGCGGAGCACTATTCGCTGCCTTTCCGCATGTCTATGCCACGGTATTCAGCGGATTTTATCTGGCATTGATGCTGGTGCTATTCGCATTGATCTTTCGGGCGGTGGCATTGGAATTTGGCAGTCATGATGAGAAACGCAAAAAGTTCTGGGAGTGGGCGTTTGTCATCGGCAGCTTCTTGCCTGCCCTGCTCTATGGAGTGGCACTGGGCAATGTGCTGGTCGGCATTCCTTTGGATGATAAGATGGAGTTTACAGGAAACTTTTTCACTTTGCTGCGGCCGTTTCCGCTGGTCGTCGGTTTGTTAGGCCTGACGGCGATCTTAATGCAGGGAGCAACCTATGCCGCAATGAAAACAGAGGGTCAGCTTCAACAGAATGCCAAAAAGGCAATTAATATTTTGTGGGTGGGGTTCATCGTTTTGCTCGTTCTGTCTTTTATCACCGCTCTAATTTTCAAGGCGGACGTAGCGGGCAATGTCCTGGCTTATATTGCTGCTTTGGTGGTTCTGGTCGCCTGGTATTTGGTCAAACGATCCAGCCAGCAGGGAAAAGAGGGTCAGTCATTTTTAATGTCATCTTTGGCTTTTCTTGGTCTGTGGGGGATCGTCGGCGCAATTCACTATCCCAATCTGGTCACCGCCAGCAATGATCCCAGCCTGAGCCTAACCATTTCCAACGCTTCATCCACGCAATTAACTTTGACGGTGATGTTTATCATTGCTGTGGTCGGCATGCCAATTGTGATTGGCTATACCATTTATGCTTATCGGGTATTCAAAGGAAAAGTGAAGCTGGGATAA
- a CDS encoding cytochrome ubiquinol oxidase subunit I — translation MDAVLLSRLQFALTVGFHFLFPPLTFGLSLFILILETLYLKKGEERYRQLSDLFVKMLGLVFVLGTASGIVMEFSFGTNWSNYSRLVGDIFGAPLAAEGVFAFFLESVFLGILVFGRNRISKKAYWTSALLVFFGSHLSGLWIIIANSWMQTPAGFAIEGNRAVLKDFFAAALNHSTVIRYVHTVVAGWITGTFLIAGVNAYYLLKNRHVDHAKLGLRIAMIILVIASIGELVLGHLHSIQVGTTQPEKLAAYEALYETRSGAPLALFGIPNAEKQKNYLYVGIPKALSFLMYFDSNATIKGLNEFPPDERPPVFLPFISYHIMILLGFLFIAITVIGTALLIRGKLFTTNWFLWVLLIAIPLPHLANQFGWIAAEVGRQPWVVYRVLRTADAASVVVPAGQILFSLIMFGLIYLVLFIVFIKVLVKIIKKGPAEVATPGY, via the coding sequence ATGGATGCTGTACTGCTTTCCCGTCTCCAGTTTGCGTTAACGGTTGGGTTTCACTTCCTGTTTCCCCCGTTAACTTTCGGTTTATCTCTCTTTATTTTGATTTTGGAGACCCTTTATCTTAAAAAGGGCGAGGAACGCTATCGCCAATTATCCGACCTGTTTGTGAAAATGCTCGGACTGGTATTCGTCCTCGGCACGGCCTCTGGAATTGTGATGGAATTTTCTTTCGGCACCAATTGGTCAAATTATTCCCGATTGGTCGGCGATATCTTTGGCGCACCTTTAGCGGCTGAGGGCGTGTTTGCGTTCTTTCTGGAATCCGTATTTTTGGGCATTCTGGTGTTTGGTAGAAATCGGATCTCCAAAAAAGCTTATTGGACTTCAGCGCTGTTGGTGTTCTTTGGTTCTCATCTCTCAGGTTTGTGGATCATCATTGCCAACTCCTGGATGCAAACCCCAGCGGGTTTTGCAATCGAGGGAAATCGTGCAGTACTGAAAGACTTTTTCGCCGCTGCCCTGAATCACTCCACCGTCATCCGTTATGTCCATACGGTCGTCGCTGGGTGGATTACAGGCACTTTTTTGATTGCTGGCGTCAACGCCTATTACTTGTTGAAGAATCGGCATGTCGATCATGCCAAATTAGGGCTCAGGATTGCCATGATCATTCTGGTGATCGCTTCAATTGGCGAACTGGTGCTGGGGCATCTGCATTCGATTCAAGTAGGAACCACTCAGCCTGAAAAATTGGCCGCCTATGAAGCACTGTATGAGACAAGATCAGGAGCCCCTTTGGCGCTGTTTGGCATTCCCAATGCCGAAAAACAAAAAAATTATCTGTACGTTGGCATACCCAAAGCTCTTAGTTTTCTGATGTACTTCGACAGCAACGCTACCATAAAAGGGCTAAACGAATTTCCACCCGATGAAAGGCCGCCTGTGTTTCTGCCCTTTATCTCATATCACATTATGATCCTGCTCGGCTTTCTATTCATTGCTATCACAGTCATAGGAACCGCTCTATTGATCCGTGGCAAGCTTTTCACTACGAACTGGTTTCTTTGGGTACTTCTCATCGCCATTCCGCTGCCCCACTTAGCCAATCAATTTGGCTGGATTGCGGCCGAAGTCGGTCGCCAACCGTGGGTCGTTTATCGGGTGCTGCGTACAGCCGATGCGGCCTCGGTTGTCGTACCTGCAGGACAAATCCTATTTTCGCTGATCATGTTCGGTTTGATCTACCTGGTGTTGTTCATTGTCTTCATAAAAGTGTTGGTAAAAATCATCAAGAAAGGACCAGCCGAAGTCGCTACACCAGGCTATTAG
- a CDS encoding Rrf2 family transcriptional regulator: MQLSRAGEYAVRAMLHLAAVDKQRVTTIAEIANTWNIPESFLRKILLQLARAGLINSSRGMGGGLVLSQPADQITLFDVIEAVEGKTYFNQCLIGPEFCENRSWCPVHVVWRKAQNAFSEILRSKTLADLVANSEFKKHFKIENQLKV; encoded by the coding sequence ATGCAATTATCTCGAGCTGGTGAATATGCGGTGAGGGCCATGCTCCATTTGGCCGCCGTTGATAAACAACGGGTGACAACGATTGCCGAAATTGCCAATACCTGGAATATCCCCGAGAGCTTTTTGCGAAAGATTTTGCTTCAGCTTGCCAGGGCAGGATTGATCAATTCCTCCCGAGGCATGGGTGGTGGCCTGGTCCTCTCACAACCAGCCGACCAAATCACACTATTTGACGTGATCGAAGCCGTCGAAGGCAAAACCTATTTCAATCAATGTCTAATTGGCCCTGAATTCTGCGAAAATCGAAGTTGGTGTCCAGTTCATGTCGTGTGGCGCAAAGCCCAGAATGCATTTTCGGAAATATTGAGGAGCAAGACCCTGGCAGACCTGGTTGCTAATTCTGAATTCAAAAAACATTTTAAGATCGAAAACCAATTAAAGGTTTGA
- a CDS encoding glycoside hydrolase family 9 protein produces MKKRSLFIELLSMVFLISFTASLQSADLIRILPLTDKILVLHFDEGHIDYFGIHQDRYNGNKIYYDRLNLSQAMALANYSITSPDDENYRQPQTPIYIGRKSKGVDFNNIYEPAEPKAILHHWIYIELPFAMQRGKTYVVKLNDLASNVNDYTLTYDEKSLRSPAVHVNQIGFVPDAPKYAYISHFMGSFNSPIHVNGALNLNDYATTRFHIVRTSDDSVMFSGNISKQRDRNDRDFNRTGSDFTDKNMTRADVWQCDFSDFSVPGEYRVVVERLGCSYPFEIGEDVYREPYYYTSRALFTQRQGIIQEIEPGLNYPRDHHPDDGTVMKYFPNLAGEGDFNPNDAAGDVRGITGWYHDAGDWDGYPIHYRVPMTLLALYDLKPENFGDGDVSPKYKKANNGPWINEGENGIPDILDEAMWLIKFYRLVKDTLIAQGYSTGGIPGYVGVEAGAESGTPSWEDKRVLALKGADSVMMAYRYAACAAYLAICLDKFQQGTHPQSPDWINEAKNSYDWAHRQNQDSNAEVNRARMEAAAALYRYTGERQYQDDFRTCKSKDNEWKSRLWFELKPWHYAATIFGRIPDNHPGLDLNLKWQCMVDLVNQATSETVVTANERGFRYGLDKDILFMLGTFSTPHTFLAAVAYEFTKDRKYLNACYTTCDYCLGGNQMDLVKISGLGENPEPQPFVPDAWYLIDYNSKVYTNPPFPGYVIYEMHRTGDWFNGSGWSWVGDEDFSRSTAFPEIANFPDAEARFPNRNSIAGSEFTIHQTQVLAIFAYGYLCSQHSGAYTPNTRPTVALNLVENQVFKKDTTVVLTVTASPDVRWVEYYYDWHFIGESSDKANNFAFEWDLSRYKIPLGRQLITAKAYDDRGLESKPTDAGDVTVIIQMPTSIQKDKTGQPFDFKLYPNYPNPFNPKTSIAFSLPVDDFTRLEIYNTLGERVTTLVNGEMPAGYHKVELDASLLTSGVYYTRLQQREKTEVKKLVVLK; encoded by the coding sequence ATGAAAAAACGAAGCCTTTTCATTGAGCTCCTTTCGATGGTATTTCTGATTTCTTTCACTGCTTCTCTCCAATCAGCCGATCTGATTCGCATTCTTCCGCTCACCGACAAAATCCTGGTCCTCCACTTCGATGAGGGGCATATCGACTATTTCGGCATTCACCAGGATCGATATAATGGCAATAAAATTTATTATGACCGATTGAACCTGAGCCAGGCGATGGCGCTGGCCAATTATTCAATTACCAGTCCCGATGATGAAAATTACCGCCAGCCACAAACGCCCATCTATATCGGTCGGAAATCCAAAGGTGTCGATTTCAACAATATCTATGAGCCAGCCGAGCCGAAGGCGATCCTGCATCATTGGATTTACATCGAGCTGCCTTTCGCCATGCAGCGGGGCAAAACGTATGTGGTCAAACTCAACGATCTGGCTTCCAATGTAAATGATTATACCTTGACTTACGATGAAAAATCGCTTCGCTCCCCAGCCGTGCATGTCAATCAAATCGGCTTTGTGCCAGACGCCCCGAAGTACGCCTATATTTCTCATTTCATGGGCTCGTTCAATAGTCCGATCCATGTAAACGGCGCATTGAATCTGAATGATTACGCCACGACCCGATTTCATATCGTGCGCACCTCGGATGATTCGGTAATGTTTTCTGGCAACATCTCAAAGCAGCGGGATCGAAATGATCGGGATTTCAATCGCACAGGCAGCGATTTCACGGATAAAAACATGACCCGTGCCGATGTGTGGCAGTGCGATTTCTCGGATTTCAGCGTTCCAGGCGAATATCGAGTGGTGGTCGAGCGCTTGGGCTGCTCTTACCCATTTGAGATCGGCGAGGATGTTTATCGGGAGCCCTATTATTACACCTCCCGTGCGTTGTTCACTCAGCGCCAGGGCATTATTCAGGAGATCGAACCAGGCTTGAACTATCCTCGGGATCATCACCCCGATGATGGGACGGTGATGAAATATTTTCCCAACCTCGCAGGCGAAGGGGATTTCAATCCCAATGACGCTGCTGGCGATGTCCGTGGCATTACTGGCTGGTATCATGATGCGGGTGACTGGGACGGCTACCCGATCCATTATCGGGTGCCGATGACCTTGCTGGCGCTGTACGATTTGAAGCCAGAAAATTTCGGCGACGGCGATGTGAGTCCCAAATACAAGAAGGCCAATAACGGGCCCTGGATCAATGAAGGCGAGAACGGCATTCCCGATATTCTCGATGAGGCGATGTGGCTGATCAAATTTTATCGTTTAGTCAAGGACACCCTCATCGCCCAGGGCTATTCCACTGGCGGGATACCAGGCTATGTCGGTGTCGAAGCTGGGGCTGAGTCGGGAACGCCTTCCTGGGAGGATAAGCGGGTGCTGGCGTTGAAAGGTGCTGACTCGGTGATGATGGCCTACCGTTATGCTGCCTGCGCCGCCTATCTGGCCATTTGCCTGGATAAATTTCAACAAGGTACTCATCCCCAAAGCCCTGACTGGATCAATGAAGCTAAAAATTCTTACGATTGGGCCCATCGCCAGAACCAGGACTCGAATGCCGAAGTGAATCGGGCTCGCATGGAGGCGGCTGCGGCGCTCTATCGCTACACTGGCGAGCGACAGTATCAGGATGATTTTCGCACCTGCAAAAGTAAAGATAACGAGTGGAAGTCCAGGCTGTGGTTCGAGCTCAAGCCCTGGCATTACGCCGCCACCATTTTCGGCAGGATCCCCGACAACCATCCTGGCCTGGATTTGAACTTGAAATGGCAATGCATGGTCGATCTGGTGAATCAGGCGACTTCTGAAACCGTTGTCACTGCCAACGAGCGGGGGTTCCGCTACGGACTGGATAAAGATATTTTGTTCATGCTCGGCACCTTCAGCACGCCGCATACTTTTTTGGCAGCCGTGGCGTATGAATTCACCAAAGACCGAAAATACCTCAATGCCTGTTACACCACTTGTGATTATTGTCTCGGTGGCAATCAAATGGATCTGGTCAAGATCAGCGGTCTGGGCGAGAATCCAGAACCACAGCCGTTCGTTCCAGATGCCTGGTATCTGATCGATTACAACAGCAAGGTTTACACCAATCCCCCGTTTCCTGGTTATGTAATTTATGAAATGCATCGAACTGGGGATTGGTTTAATGGGTCGGGCTGGTCATGGGTTGGCGATGAAGATTTTTCCCGCTCGACGGCTTTTCCAGAAATAGCCAACTTCCCTGATGCCGAAGCCAGATTTCCGAACCGCAACAGCATTGCGGGCAGCGAGTTCACCATCCACCAGACCCAGGTGCTGGCGATTTTCGCTTATGGCTATTTATGCAGCCAGCACAGCGGCGCTTATACACCCAATACCCGCCCAACCGTGGCGCTGAATCTGGTGGAAAACCAAGTTTTCAAGAAGGACACCACGGTGGTTCTCACTGTCACCGCCTCCCCCGATGTGCGATGGGTCGAGTATTATTACGATTGGCATTTCATCGGTGAGAGTTCGGACAAAGCCAATAATTTTGCCTTTGAGTGGGATTTGTCCCGCTATAAAATTCCGCTGGGCCGACAGCTCATCACCGCCAAAGCTTACGACGACCGAGGGCTCGAATCCAAACCGACGGATGCTGGCGATGTCACTGTCATCATCCAGATGCCGACATCCATTCAAAAGGACAAGACAGGCCAGCCGTTCGATTTCAAACTATATCCCAATTATCCCAATCCCTTTAATCCGAAAACCTCAATCGCCTTCTCGTTACCCGTGGATGATTTCACCAGGCTGGAAATCTATAACACGCTGGGCGAACGGGTAACAACGCTGGTGAATGGAGAAATGCCCGCTGGGTATCATAAAGTCGAGTTAGATGCTTCGCTGCTCACTTCTGGCGTTTATTATACGAGATTGCAACAACGAGAAAAAACCGAAGTGAAAAAATTAGTGGTATTGAAATAA
- a CDS encoding trehalase family glycosidase, whose product MREELLIIIAGFLLLYGCTSDKRSNYDQLNRAILKGWNTWDNRSILTQVLLPEGLALTLQLKDTLSGDTLRYAFTGNTVKGAEYVRPLAHTTDGSYTDFLLYWRDFGMRIQSVAKGDDLTWLITPDATCKNPGYITLTAEMLYHRPGEITQEQDRILVNLGRKTIVARSVAPTNDNLQQPLNAPIAFSTKVNVELAEIMQEIRQSEQKYHQEKSRYGELSETWNAMHNALNWLVVYDPEKNRAITPVSRPWAYGWGDGQEGGYVLFCWDNFFASFMYTLQSKERAFNEAIQMCREIDELGFVPNFSAPRNLKSRDRSQPPVGSMMVLEIYKKFPEKWFLEEVFDRLLTWNRWWEKNRDHDGYLCWGSNPFKPIRNDPREMVQNEFQAAAYESGLDNSPMFDDVPFDTTTHLLQQADVGLMGLYIGDCEALGKIASILGREKEATELKAREEKYRAKLQTLWDDDFGLFLNKRLDTGELSRRISPTNFYALIGKAATQEQAERMINEHFYNPKEFWGEWVLPSIARNDPAYTGRDYWRGSIWAPMNFLVYWGLRNYDLPQARKDLAEKSNALLLKQWQEKSYVRENYHAETGGDPGVNSDHFYHWGALLGMIALMENGYR is encoded by the coding sequence ATGAGAGAAGAACTTTTAATCATCATCGCGGGTTTCTTGCTGCTTTATGGTTGTACTTCAGACAAAAGATCGAACTACGACCAATTGAATCGTGCAATTTTAAAGGGTTGGAACACCTGGGATAATCGCAGCATCCTCACCCAGGTGCTATTGCCCGAAGGTCTGGCACTCACCCTTCAGCTAAAAGATACGCTCAGCGGCGATACCCTCCGATATGCCTTTACTGGCAATACAGTAAAAGGTGCCGAATATGTACGCCCACTGGCCCATACAACCGATGGCTCGTACACCGATTTTCTGCTGTATTGGCGGGATTTCGGAATGCGAATCCAGAGCGTCGCCAAAGGGGATGATCTGACATGGCTGATCACGCCTGATGCTACCTGCAAAAATCCAGGGTACATCACATTGACAGCCGAGATGCTTTATCATCGACCTGGCGAGATCACTCAAGAGCAAGATCGGATTCTGGTCAACCTGGGCAGAAAAACAATTGTTGCACGATCCGTTGCTCCGACGAACGACAATTTGCAGCAACCGTTGAACGCCCCAATTGCTTTTTCTACCAAAGTCAATGTGGAGCTTGCTGAAATCATGCAAGAGATTCGGCAATCAGAACAGAAGTATCATCAAGAAAAATCCAGATATGGCGAACTGAGTGAGACCTGGAACGCCATGCACAATGCGCTCAATTGGCTGGTGGTCTATGACCCGGAGAAAAATCGGGCGATTACACCGGTCTCTCGGCCCTGGGCTTATGGCTGGGGCGATGGCCAGGAAGGCGGCTATGTGCTGTTCTGCTGGGATAATTTTTTCGCATCGTTCATGTATACCCTTCAGAGCAAAGAGCGGGCCTTCAATGAAGCGATCCAGATGTGCCGCGAAATCGATGAACTGGGCTTTGTGCCGAATTTTTCTGCTCCCCGCAATCTAAAAAGTCGAGACCGTTCCCAACCGCCAGTGGGGTCGATGATGGTGCTGGAAATCTATAAAAAATTCCCAGAAAAATGGTTTCTCGAAGAAGTGTTCGATCGATTGCTGACCTGGAATCGCTGGTGGGAAAAAAATCGAGACCATGACGGCTATCTCTGCTGGGGCTCAAATCCATTCAAGCCGATTCGGAACGACCCTCGGGAAATGGTGCAGAATGAGTTTCAAGCTGCGGCCTACGAGTCTGGGCTGGATAACAGCCCCATGTTCGATGATGTGCCGTTCGATACCACCACCCATCTCTTGCAACAGGCGGATGTGGGATTGATGGGCCTTTATATTGGCGATTGCGAGGCATTGGGCAAAATCGCCAGCATTCTTGGGAGAGAAAAAGAAGCCACGGAACTGAAAGCTCGGGAAGAAAAATATCGGGCCAAATTACAGACCCTATGGGATGATGATTTCGGATTATTCTTGAACAAGCGACTGGATACGGGCGAGCTGAGCCGACGCATTTCGCCCACCAACTTTTACGCTCTGATCGGAAAAGCAGCCACGCAGGAACAGGCAGAGCGAATGATCAACGAGCATTTTTATAACCCGAAAGAGTTCTGGGGTGAGTGGGTGCTCCCATCGATTGCTCGCAATGATCCAGCTTACACTGGGCGAGATTATTGGCGCGGCAGCATCTGGGCGCCGATGAATTTTTTGGTCTATTGGGGATTGCGAAATTATGATCTGCCCCAGGCCCGAAAAGATCTGGCGGAAAAATCCAATGCCCTGCTGCTGAAACAGTGGCAAGAAAAAAGTTATGTGAGAGAAAATTATCATGCCGAGACAGGCGGCGATCCAGGTGTCAATAGTGATCATTTTTATCATTGGGGCGCTTTGCTGGGGATGATCGCTTTGATGGAGAATGGGTATCGTTAA